AGGCTTTAAATGGCAAAATCTAAAAAAACAACATTTGAGTGTTCTGCTTGTGGAAATTTACAAGCAAAATGGATGGGTAAATGTCCAGAATGTGGAGCTTGGGATAGTTTTGTAGAGTTAAAACAAAGCGAAGTAGAGTTTTTAAAAAGTGTAGCAAAACAAAGTGCTGTTACGCCAAAAGCTCAAAAAATCACAGAGATTAAAGTAGAACAGATTAAGCGTATAAGCACCGATGATAGCGAACTTGACCTTGTTTTAGGTGGCGGTATAGTTGAAGGCTCGCTTGTTTTAATAGGTGGAAGTCCAGGAATTGGCAAATCAACTTTGCTTCTTAAAATTTCATCAAACCTTGCTAAAAACGGACTAAAAACCCTGTATGTAAGTGGCGAAGAGAGCTTAAGTCAGATAAAGCTTCGTGCAAATAGGCTTGATGCAGTAGCTGAAAATCTCTATCTTTTGGCTGAAATTTCACTTGAAAATATCAAAAATGAGCTTACAAACAATTATAAAATTTTAGTAATTGATAGCATTCAAACTCTTTATAGCGAGGCGATAAGCTCTGCACCTGGGTCAGTTTCTCAAGTTAGAGAGATAACATTTGAACTTATGCGTATAGCAAAAGAGCGTGGAATTTGTATATTTATCATCGGTCATATTACAAAAGAAGGCTCAATCGCAGGACCTAGAGTCCTAGAACATATGGTTGATGTGGTGCTTTATTTTGAAGGCGATGCAAGCAAAGAACTTAGAATTTTAAGGGGATTTAAAAACCGTTTTGGCTCAACTAGTGAAGTTGGTATTTTTGAGATGAGTAGTAGTGGTTTAATACCTGCAAAAGATGCAAACAGTAGATTTTTCACACGCGGCGAAGCAGCAAGTGGAAGTGCAATAACAGTTATAATGGAAGGCTCTCGCCCTTTAATCTTAGAAGTTCAAGCTTTAGTTTGTGAAAGCTCTTACCCAAAAAGAAGTGCAACAGGTTATGATAAAAACCGTCTTGATATGATAATTGCTCTACTTGATCGTAAAATGGGAATTTTACTTGGCGGATATGATGTTTTTGTAAGCGTAATTGGTGGAGTTAAGATTAGTGAAACAGCGGCAGATTTAGCCGTTGTAGCAGCAATTGTAAGTAGTTTTAAAAATCGCCCCATTAGTAAAGAGAGTCTATTTTTAGGCGAGGTAAGCTTAAATGGTGAAATTCGTGAAATACCAAATTTAGAAAGCCGCGTAAAAGAGGCAAATTTACAAAATTTCAAAACAATAATCGCTCCAAACAGAATTTCAAATACAAAAGGGGTGAAATTTTTTGTAACAAAGGAAATACGCCAAATTTTAGAATGGATGTAAAATTTACTAATTTTGTCTGCTTTAAAACATACAGCTTAAAAATAGGTGCTAAATCTATTATTTTTGTGATATAATAAATATAACTTAATTTTCTAAGGAATAGCTATGAGTAATACTACAGATAAAATCAAAAACTTTGATGAAGAGTATATTAAAATAACAAACGGGCTTATTAGAAGTATTGCTGATGAGAGTATATCGGTGTTTGGTATTAATAGCTTCTTTAAAAATATCGCTGTTTACGCAGCAAA
The sequence above is a segment of the Campylobacter corcagiensis genome. Coding sequences within it:
- the radA gene encoding DNA repair protein RadA, whose translation is MAKSKKTTFECSACGNLQAKWMGKCPECGAWDSFVELKQSEVEFLKSVAKQSAVTPKAQKITEIKVEQIKRISTDDSELDLVLGGGIVEGSLVLIGGSPGIGKSTLLLKISSNLAKNGLKTLYVSGEESLSQIKLRANRLDAVAENLYLLAEISLENIKNELTNNYKILVIDSIQTLYSEAISSAPGSVSQVREITFELMRIAKERGICIFIIGHITKEGSIAGPRVLEHMVDVVLYFEGDASKELRILRGFKNRFGSTSEVGIFEMSSSGLIPAKDANSRFFTRGEAASGSAITVIMEGSRPLILEVQALVCESSYPKRSATGYDKNRLDMIIALLDRKMGILLGGYDVFVSVIGGVKISETAADLAVVAAIVSSFKNRPISKESLFLGEVSLNGEIREIPNLESRVKEANLQNFKTIIAPNRISNTKGVKFFVTKEIRQILEWM